The sequence ctatttcgctccactctcgcGTTtttgcgcgctcactacacactgcaggagtgttagtttagctctgagaatatctagtgaatggacaagcattttttattcttacaaacagtccccttaaagggactatttgtaactttcagaaatgtttgttaacagcgacacctgtggccttgaaatcaacgaaagtcagcgtcgagctcgcgcttgctcgctctaaatagacatgaactagcatcgctcaaaacagtgaggcgacacacgtcagctaaaagcacaatatcactctatatttcagctgcttggcagtaatgttagctgaccaaacaaaggtctctccatgaatcactgctgatcctagtgttggcttttcctgcctcagcgcaggcagcggggctcctcaacgagttacgttatcgcctcccgaccgcagccggcagccgcagggagacaccggcacccggtcggtaacgagacgataacgtaacaggtggaggagctccgtcacttcacaagacacgggaaacctctgttggtctggaggagctgcagcatttatttctgcacaaacgtcctctgtacattcactagatattctcagagctaaactaactcgtctgcagtgtggagtgagcgcgttcacgtctagaggtggagcgagtacgcgagaacgcgcgcgctgtctgagtgaaggcgagcaggcagaggagacgagacagcggccacacgcgagcgcgcatgtgtgccgacccgctacatttatacgcttagaaagttactAACAGTCCCCTTAAGTGAAAATCTCCATCCACAATGTCATGATCTTTAAATATCATTCTAGCACTTACAGTAAAAGACTAAAATTATTGACTTACATTGTCCGCCGGCCACAAATTTAATTCCCGCCCACCAGTTGAACATCAGGGGGCCGTGGTGAAAAATGTGAAGGACCGTCAGCTGGTTGTTCTTCTTCCTCAGGATGAAGAAGAGCTGCTCATAAGAGAGAGGACGCTGTTAGTTTCAACTCTGAATTTCACTGATGACTGCAAACATTTTAACAAATACGCACCGTGTCACTGAGCTCTATGACCTTGGAGAAGAAGAACCACCAGCAGGCTCCGGCCATCTGAAGGAAGGACACAATGGAGAAATGTGAGTTTTACATATTATTCATTCCATCTGTAAATTATGTTCCACTTATAGCTTGTGAAAGACACAATTTGTCACAAAGACACTTGCTTACCCTCACTGCCAGCGGGCTGGTGCTGTAAtctacaggctgacagaggaGGCTGTAGTTCGAGAGCCAGGATGTGACCAGGAACtggtaaaacacacatacaattaCGTTAAATAATACACCACTAACATAACCACTTGTATCGTTAAAACAGAAATTCCTAAGAGGAAGCATCAGCTAAAAGCTGTAAAACTGAACTCTGTGTTCACTGTTGACCTGCTTCCCTTATTAAAACAGAACAAACAACACACCTCATAGAACATGTAGGCAGACAGGCCGACCATGGCAAAGTTGTAAACAATGAGGACGCCTTTGAGGTCAAAGGGTTCTTTGTGTTTCATCAGTCGAGGGCCGGCCCAGACCACCAAGAGGTACCCCAGGAAGATGAGTGCCACCGGGACGGGGGAGTAGACGAACAGCCACGCGTCCGTCCTCTTGTCTGGAACATAATAGAGCTCTGTGTCAGGAGACTATCTACAAATAGTTCATAATTAATTCATACAATTCTCCTCATGTGTTTCACATTATAAGTATCACTTCTATTTGTGTCATATGGAtatgtctatgttgtattttcattatgttgttacacacaacatctattgcatgtcaaattaataaatatattacagGATACATCTCGGGCTAGGATTACACATTTTATGAGCTGCACTGATTTTTGATTTAGTCTgcacatgaaatgtttttacagtttgTCTTGTTCCTGTTCAGGTGAGATGACCTGCAGTCTTGTGAATGTAAACCAAGTCAAACTAAAAGCATTTATAAATGTGAAGGAAAAATAAGAGCCAGTTTTTGTGTCTGACAATGAAAGGTTCCTCCCTGCTCTTCCCACTCCTATATGTCCACCACTGTAACAAGATAATATCACAGTTTGTCTTGTccctgttatttttattattattattattagccttAATCTAACCAgattagtcccattgagatcaaatatctcttttacaagggagacctggccaagatagtaacacataaattaacaacattgCAACTTGctcataaaaaaacacttagacGACCTTGGACTGCAGCGATTACACCAGATCTTTAAACTCATTCAAGGTAAACTACGTTTTGAAGTTTAAGAGCAGATTGTAAAGCATTAGCTGCCAAAAACCTAAAAGCTTTCTTTCCCAATTCAGTTCGTACTTTGGGAACAGCAAATTGCAAAATGTCCATAGAACAAAGATAATGACTTCcatgtttccttttttaaaagagAGGAGGACAAGTAAGAAGGAATTACACCCAGAATGCTTTTGTAGTCAAACACATACCGATGACTGAGTCGACAAGCGGTCATCAATTAAGAATCCCAGATATTTCAAAGTACATACCAACTCAATTAGTTGACTATTTCTCGTTACAATGTTCTCAGACAGTGCTGATCTTGTTGTTCTTGAAGTGGTAAAGAACATAAATAATGTTCTGTCTGCATTAAGAACAAGATGCTGCTACTGTTGAGTTCAGATGACCTGCAGTTTTGTGAATGTAAACCAAGTCAAAATAAAGCATTGATACATTTGAGGAAAAACTAAAAGCTAGTTTGTGTCTGACAATGAAAGATTCCTCCCTGAGTTCTTCCCATTCCTATTGTCCACCACTGTAATAACATAATATTACAGTTTGTCTTGTTCCTGTTCAGCTCAGATGACCTGTAGTGTCCTATATGCCCACCGCTGTAACAAGATAATATCATTTTAAAAGTGTCGTGGTGGCTAAGCTCAGATAACCTATAGTTTTGTgaagtcaaaataaaacatttatagagTTGAGGAAACACTAAAAGCTATTTTTGGTCTGACAATGAAAGGTTCCTCCCTGTGTTTGGGTTCCTGCTCTTCCCACTCCTATACACCGaccagccataacattaagaccgcaagtatatagtatattagacagcaagtaaacattttgaactttgaactctGTGTCGGAAGCCAAAAAATGGgaaagcgtaaggatgtgagcgactttgactttgagggccaaatagtgatggctagacgactggatCAGAGCATCTCTAGAACTGCatgtgggatgttcccagtctgaagtggtcaggacctaccaaaagtggtccgaggaaggaaaaccggttaAACCgtcgacagggtcagacccgaggcccattgatgcacgtggggagcgaaggctggcctgTGTTGtgcgatccaatagaagagctactggagctcaaattgctgaaaaagttactGCTGgtttccgatagaaaggtgtcagaacacacagtgcatcgcagtttgttgcgtatggggctgcgtagccgcagaccggtccgGGTGCCccatgctgacctaatgttatggctgatggGTGTTTATCCACCACTGTAACAAGATAATATAACTTTTTATAGTTTGTCTTGTTCCTGTTCAGCTCAGATGACCTGTAGTGTGTGCAGTTTTATGAGTGTAAACCAAATCCTGATTCAAAAAGCATTATAATATGTTAAAAAGGACGTTTTTGTGTAACAATGACAGGGTCCTCCCTGTGTTTGGGTCCCTGTTCCTCCCAATcctattattataataataattattattatatgtccACCACTGTAACAAGATAATATTGCAGTTTGTCTTGTTCCTGTTGAGTTCAGATGACCTGCAGTTTTGTGAATGTAAACCAAGtcaaaataaagtatttataaATTTGAGGAAAAACTAAAAGCTAGTTTGTGTCTGACAATGAAAGGTTCCTCCCTGTGTGTGGGTCCCTGTTCTTCCCACTCCTATTGTCCACCACTGTAACAAGATAATATAACAGTTTGTCTTGTTCCTGTTCAGCTCAGATGACCTGTAGTGTGTGCAGTTTTATGAGTATAAACCAAATCCTGATAATAACTAGTATTATTGTATGCCCACCACTGTAACAagatcattttaaaaagtggCATGGTGGCTAATCTCAGATGACCTGCAGTTTTGTGAATgtaaaacaagtaaaaaaaaaaaaacatttaacgaTTTGAGGAAAAACTAAAAGTTGTATTATATGTCCACCACTATAACAAGATCATATATAATAACCTGTAGTGTGGGCAGCTTTGTGAGTATAAACCAAATCCTGATTCAAATTagcattaaatatttataaataaaataaaataaaaaaggaagttTTCGTCTAACAATGACAGGGTCCTCCCTGTGTTTGGGTCCCTTATCCTCCTaatcctattattattattattattattataataataataataataatatccccACCACTGTAACAGGATCATTGTAAAAGTTTCATG comes from Sebastes fasciatus isolate fSebFas1 chromosome 5, fSebFas1.pri, whole genome shotgun sequence and encodes:
- the LOC141767892 gene encoding very long chain fatty acid elongase 4-like, encoding MASSAWQSVLSVHQRIVENGDKRTDAWLFVYSPVPVALIFLGYLLVVWAGPRLMKHKEPFDLKGVLIVYNFAMVGLSAYMFYEFLVTSWLSNYSLLCQPVDYSTSPLAVRMAGACWWFFFSKVIELSDTLFFILRKKNNQLTVLHIFHHGPLMFNWWAGIKFVAGGQSFFICLLNTFVHFVMYSYYGLAAIGPHMQKYLWWKRYLTSLQLVQLLMFLVHSGYNLFTECDFPDSMNMLVFTYCVTLMILFSNFYYQSYLNKKKQK